The following DNA comes from Rosa rugosa chromosome 5, drRosRugo1.1, whole genome shotgun sequence.
tcacctggggcatcatcaccatgatgtacgctatccacggcgtcatggataaggactatgccagccctagACTGGTGGTTGACgacggcggcggtcacacttagtccaggaatcaacttttgattcatgattcgtttcgctcgaaggaaaagatgtccatgtgaagtctttggtagacggatcatcatatcatgaccaggatgacctatcctgtcgtgacaaagccaatatgtgtctaaatctaagagatcttctctcatgactttattggatttaatagctcgaatagtgatatagagtccactagagaccCTATATTAATTCCAATTATCATCTTCATCTATGAACTAGAACAGCCGCACACCACCAAAACAGGGCaaccctttgggctgctctcatcCCATCTCCTCCCCTCCATTTTCtacattttctttagttttattttggaaatttaaAGAAGGACTCACTCAAGCTTCAaggaatcatcatcaagagcccTACACTCCATTTTgggtagttgggtgaagaaattgcTTGGTTTATACTAGCCTATAGCTAGGAGTGACCAAAtcaactctcccctctcttccttatCATCTCTTTCATATTTTTCTATACTTTTGATGATGTATCTAtatatgggtagtgagtagtttatttaggaaactagggtttgagcatagcatggatttaatgtaataaatatgttttgattaaatgattttcaattccatgtatggcatatgttctattctataatacttggcttagatgcatgattaggagcttgattaactcttgaatgtgtagatgagcatgtctaaAAGAAATTAGGGAGCCTAATCACCTttctaatttatggctaggacacttgtttagaacatgtatggttagttacaataccaatttcgatttCCGTATTGGCTAGCTAgggaaccttgattctaggacttttcaccttttggtgcaactagaggccctaacaaggctctagattgtcccaattgagtttctacggcCCTTGATCCAGAGTAGGAATACCatttaaggaatctaatgacccatgagccttgaaaagccttgggtacggttcttgatgccattataaattgtttaaccattgtcggaatatatttgtgcattgaatttggctaggaggataccctagtgacctaatttccatttcttacttttcttttctttgtttaatttagttgttagctaaatctttcatttaaattcttgcaattTAGTTATTAGAAATTCAATTTACAATTTTCGGTGACATATTCGACTCATTATAAATATCCACCACTAAGCTCGTAGCTTTGATTAGgttttggtgaaaaccaaagccgagcattgctaaggcttggtgccttagagtagcatttttatttatttttcttttctttttcttttattttcttagtGACTCTAATTCCAACTACCTAAGgtttgtgggttagccactaatccccgtggtacgataactttgggcataatattttcctatcttgacaatgatacgtacgcttgcataaatgtgtatcaagtcaatgCTGATAATAGAGATCAATAGAATCTACACCAAGTCGTTTCCAGATTCCTTCACAAGCAGCTCTCACATATGCCCGCTCCCCTTGAATAATCTCTCTCTTGTTTTCCTCAAAGTTGAtaccaaatttggtggccaatTCAACCTTATTTCTCACCCCTCCACTCAAAGTCTGAACAATTTACTCAAGTGAACGATCCAAATAAGCTAGCCCACAGTGGCTACATGCAAAGAACAACAGTGCTTGATTACCTTGCCCAGAAGAAGTTTGTTGGTGAAGGGACCGTAAACATCAGCGGTATCAAGGAAGGTAACGCCAGTGTCGATGGCGTGGTGGAGGAATTTGATCAAGTTTGGCTCGGGCTTCGGGGGGCCATAAAAGACGGACATGCTCATGCAACCCAGTCCTTGAGTCGAGACCTCTAGGCCTTGTGACCCCAGCTTCATCCTCCTCATACTGGCCTTGCGTTTGTGTTAATTTGCAAAGCAGATAGTGGCAGAGTGAGTCAGGAAGAAGAGACGACGAAAGGAGGGACTGCGGCCATGCTTGGTGCCAATTGCTGTTCATAGACTCATGCTCCAGTTTGGAAGCACAACTTCCTACCTCCCAAGATTTACTATTAGACACTTGTTTTTGGGAAGTAAAATTTacattccctattttacaatccacactctctttttttatttttaataatttaaaatatttgTCTTTAATAACTTAAATTTTATATCTTTCTAAAAATTACAACTAGAAATGAAAAGAAGTGTGGATTATAAAAtagggagtgtggatttcactctcCTTATTTTTAAGCTTTTTTATCCATAGAAATTAAATCTCTAACACAAGTCATAGTCAAAATGAGTCATGTaactagaatttttttttttaattctttttaagGGAATTGGGTGTCAATCTATTGAATGTAAAATTGGGTAACAATACATAATGACGACTCTTGGAGGTCACGACAGAATTGTATCATTGTTTAGGTAACCCTAAAGCTACCCTAAATAGAAAGCTCTTAAATCAGTAACCTGTCACTACTAAGGTCTGTGCCGGGCAATTAAAACACCAACTCTAATTTATTCTTAAACCATGGACCACCATACGCAGAGAGGGCTTCCCCAGGAATATCTACTACTGCTACAAACTCAACTTGATCCACAACCTACTCTTTATCAACaacttcttccttttctttttgggaaaCTTGGACTCCTTCGGAAGCTTCATCTTTTTGGGCTGCAGCTTATCATTCTGTACCTTGTTCTTCCTGCTAATTGGTCAACTAAATTTCCATTTCTTTGTAGGAGAAACTACTATGGCCCTGGTCTTTGAAGCTAAAGCTAAGTAAGTTTCAAAATCCAGTTTAACAAGTGAGAAGGGAACTAGATATTCCGATTTCTTGGCATTGGTAATCAAAGGTGCCGGATTTGGGCTAACACCCGCGATCAGAGTAGTATCACACACAGTAATGTGTTGACGATCATCACTGTCAACAGCAACAAAAGTCGTAACACGAAACTACGCTACCTGAGTTGCCAATGCAAAGGCAGAAAGCCAGAAACACCGGTAGAGCAAGCAAACCACCAAAAAAGGGGTTCGGGATCATCACCATCTGCCGCTGCAGTTATCAACTGCTTCCTTGCATcctagaattagggttaggTTTGGGACGCATATCAGAAGAAGCAGAACACAATCCACCTTTCTCCTACTGGAAGAAAGGACTAGTGCAACCAGAAGATGGGCTCTCCAAAAGGCCAAAAATCCGGGAAAAACTTACAAACTTCTTGTATTTACAACAGAGCACCACTGAGACTCCTGGAAAGAATTCAAACTCAAAAGGGGGATATTCCTGTCTCATTGGCGCCTCCATTTCATGACTAAACCAGATACTTACAAGTACCCTGCTAGATCTCGGGCTTGTCAAGCTATAGCACAAACCCTAAAGTGGAGCCAACCATTAAAGCCGCCTCTATAACCAATGCTGGCGCAAGACCAACAACTTCCATGCACTCACACTGAAATAGAAGTGATCGAGGCCAACTTCATGTTGAAGAGGCCATTGTAAATTAAGGGCCAAAGCAAGCATAGACTTTCTATAAAACCAGCGACGTGTACTAACAATGCGATCCCTCTCCTTCTGAGAGGCAATTCTTCAAATCTCAAATGGATGACATCGTTCCCATCAGAGACTTTGCATCAATTTTCTTCTTCGCCGAAATCAGACGCCCAATTGCTTAGTGATGCTAGGAAATTGCAGCGTTGCAACCGCCTCCAAAGATGATTTTTCCATTCTCAGAGATGGCAAGCAACGCTGTGAATCACGCAGAGACCTTGTCCACCTTATGGAAAATGATGACGTTGGTGAGAAGTTGCTTTtattgttggtgagagtagctttctgGTGTTCATGAGAGTAGTCGTTTTTGGGGTTAGTGAAAGTAGTTTTTGGTGTTGGTTAGAGTAGTTTTTTATGgtagtgagagtagcttttgtgagCTCGCCAGAAGTCGTCAAAGCCTCActagagaggaaaaaaaagagaatgattgatgactttttactctagtgacaTTTTCATAAAAATATTGATTTTTGATATCCAAAATTTAAGACAATTTTTAATCTAATGGCtttaagaagggaaaaaaaaaggttggtGTTTTGTTGGGTAACGTTAACGCTGGGCATATAAAACCGAAGTACCAAACCTAACCCAAGCCCGTACCAAAAATAGCTAAAACAGGTTGgtattaaaaatataaaaataactGTTAGGTCTGGCCCATACCGAACCGAACAAACGGGACGGGACACGGTTTTCATTTTTTAAGTACCGTTTGGACCCATCCCGTCCcgatttatataaatatatataatataatatgaAACTTCGATCGCCTCccactttcttttatttctctctccttccccctcCGTCTTCACCCCTCTCtggctctctctccctcaccttTTATtcctcccattttcttttctttcgtatctctctctttctctccctctGTCTTCATCCCTCTCTGGCTCTTTCTCCCTCACCCTTTATTCAGTCTCTCTTTTTCAAAGAGTCTCAGCACTCTAGCCATCACCACCACACCACTGCACCTCTGGCATCCTCGGCCACCACCAGCTTCAGTCGACCTCGGTGGCATCACAATCGTCGCACCACCCACAAGGAACGCTTCCTAGATCTATTCCCATCGATTTTAATTATCTTTTCTAAGATCTAGGTCTTGTCAATTTGTGCATGTTATATGGAAGAAATGGTATCTGCAGGGTAATGGTATTTTCTTAGGGTTTGTAAAAATTGATATTTGAGTTGTATTTGGATTTCAATAGTCTACCTTTCTATATCGGTCATGTTGGTTTTGCAGTTTTGCTTGCTTGTTTAGTTGGCTGTAATTCATGACTAGAGCCAAGAAGGCGGTCTAGGCAGATGCTCACTCGAGAGCAcgatcattttttttaattaaaaaaaagaagaagcttaaATCCCGTAATGGGCCCGGGCCGGAATCGAACCCGTTCGGTTTCTGTATTGTTGGTaccaactttgaaaaatcaaaatctcATCCTGGCCCGTACTGAAATATATTTTAGGTATCGGGCTTGGTATCAGCACAAAACCGGCTCGTCCCGTCCCGTGCCCAGGCCTAGGTAACGTAACATTCAAAAATAGCCCTATGGCCGCATTTGGCAAAGTTGACTAGATCGGATTGGTAATTGTTGGGGACATCCTTGAGTATGAAAGTGTATGCAAATTTATGGATGATGTGCCCTACTCCCAAgattaggaggtcaagttttggTAAAGGGgaaaagtaagagtatcgtacccaagggattgagtaactctaccctagcTAGATCACCGCGAaaataaacctagaaaacacatgcaaAGTCTACCTTTTTACAAATTCACAAACTTAGCCCTTTGGAAGCTAAAGATCATGAGGATGGTATTTACAATTGTGGTAGTGAGCggtttggttgattttaatttttatgaagTAAATTAAgttgcataaaataaaataaacaaataaaaatgtagagactaaatcaatgagaagaatagagacttaggcatcacacctaaccttactcatgcacaaaatgtaacccatatttgatgtaataacatgctttgacaaacttccccttagtgctttggtgaagctaccaagaaaccaactaatcatgcaatttaacaatctcttttgaagcaaagctaaattacacgacttttataccattcaaatcttccggatcctaaatggcctatggtgccgtgagcctaaattcttccggaacctaaactcacaacatcatgctttaatttcaaggtaagaaattcaagcaacttaGTTCTTCCCGTAGGAATAAGCTAAGCCACCACCTATTTAGCTACACATGCTCACGGAATCAAGAGTTTATCAAGTTCATGTTTCCGGTTCATTAATTTCCTAAAGCATGCTTCTTGGTGATAAATCTATAAACACACTTAGGGTACATGAAAGTATACtagccaaaagattcaaaacatgcataaacatcaaaacaCATGGAAATTTACATTATTAATTAGCACATAAGTTTGGCTAGAGCTAGCCCTAGCCTCAAATCCAACTACTCACAACACATGTTATTACAAATACAAGCCATGAACATCATAttaaagagagaaggaagagaaaagagaagaactaCCCAACCTCTCACCTAGCTCTCAAAGATGTcaaatgatgagagaattgcttcAAGGTATGGGATTTTCGGTTTTACAACCCAAAACACCATACACATCCACAAAActcaagaacaaagaagaacaaaggcttggatgtgtgaaagcaagtgttgtgattgatttagagtgtgtagtaacttcggttttggtgaaacccaagtgcctacacacctatttctcacacaaactcaaagaactatgtacaaggtatgaaaaactaacctaaaactaaagaaaagagagattttgaTGCTCCAAAATAAGAGAGCCAAGGGTGTGCACAGTTTTGGAAGAGAGAAGAGGCTATTTAAAGGCCAAGGCAATTCAAAtcaagggtggagatcaaaaggAATCAATGGTGAGATGTGATGGACAAATttgtaagcacaaaatgtggatctagtttttgactccacatagaaatgacctagaaagcccatagatattttggtggagaagaaaaagtaagggtagaagggtAATTGTGGGGGACAaggtaataaatgggagacaaatgtgtaaggtgtaagaatgTGACCATTTGTCATCTTTTAAAttatgaatttcaaaataacctagacctaaagtcttcccacctaaagtctccaaccctagtcagctcttccttgtcctccacacatgttcttGGCCGGCTAACTCAGCCGGAAATGTCCGGAATCCTGCGTTGACCACCGTTGACCCACTTTTTGTCCGTTTGCGCACTTTgttctcctttcttccttcaattgaatctccaccgagaGTTAGAAATTGGCCctcgacttcttcataccaaatgttcctccatgagtgtagatcatccaggtaaaatttcagagcttagttcgCCGTGGTTTGGCTggaaatgctgccggaatccgtacaggtccgTTTTTGCAGTTTTCGTCTTctagtgcagaaatttgcacagATCTTTTGAAGTTCTTCCACTCCGAAATAGCTCTTAAtctcttcatatgaaatgatccttaggatgtgtagaatggatctggaaattttcagctcatttggatttcatttgatCAGTCTGCCGCTCCTCCTTCCTtgcctagctcggtttctcctagccggagtaggaaaatgtgctaagatTGAGTTTTTAGTGtatttccaagcttctccatcatttcctagcatgataaagaaaacataataaatatatataaataaacacaaaggttaagcaaaagtgcaagattaggggaataattactaggtaattgTGGACCTAACAGTAATTATAACCAGATTGGATTGGTTTGGGATTAGGATTTACTGTTCTTATCTAGTGTTTGAAACAACAGATAATGACATGACTGGATAAGGAAACTCCCAGGTCATTGACTCTGGATCCTTAAGGGAGCCATTACCATTTCCAGCACCCTTATTCTTCTACTTCAACCATCGCTTTCGGAGAACCCACCATCGAATATGCAGGAAGAAAAATGGGAGAGAGATATAACAACCTCCACTGCACCATCATCGTGCAACGAtgtcgtcctccgctgcttctcgattaggtttggggataaggactgcttcttcctccaccgccagCGAGATCGTGGAGGTCGAGGCCATATTCTAAGGCCAgaaggaccgccacagcaaCGTCTGCACCGCCAAAGGGCCCAGGGATCGCTATGTCCGGCTCACTGCCCACACCGTCATTCAATATATTCTACAACGTGCAGGATCGGCTCGGGTTAGTCAGGCCCAGCAAGACCATCGATTGGCTCAATTGGATAAGTAATACTAGACCTTTTTAACTGGATTTGATATCAAGGTTTGACTGGATATAAGTTTTCTGCCTGAAAATTGTCCATATATCCAAACACAATTCCTAATCTGATTGGAGATCATTAATCAATCCACCCTCTATATCCTGGTAAACAAAGGCAACCTATATGTAATTGGTCTTTAAATATATTGGTGTATATCCATATCTTTCACACTTTTGTTAAATTTTTATtggtttcttttattttttttaacaaaagagATAATATCATTTAATTAAGGCCAAAAACGACATATAAAATATTTCAcacttttgtttaatttttttatcatttttttttttgaaaaaagaagaagagatcgaTAATATCATCTAATTAAGGCCAGAAACACCATATAAATTATGTCTCAGAGAGACAAGCAAACAAAAGACTTGATATATAAGCCAAGTAACGAGCGATGACTTTAGGACAGTCTCAACCTCCATGGTAGAACATGAAATCATCTTTTGAGGCCCATCCTTAATGGGGCTCGAACACATGACCTCCTTCCACTTTAAAATAAAAAGTCATTGTCTTactaccccaccaaacacacgaACCCGGATACTCGGACAAGTTATAAAATTCAACTTttaatacataatttttttatttttcaaagacAGACATTAAACATATTACTATAGTGACTCCGTAAACTACCAAGTCTTTGAACAAAAATACAAATTTACCAAATTCTCAAGGCACAAAGAGGCATTATTGTGACATAACTCGGAGAATCTAAGAACATACTTATGTGGCTTTCCATGAAGACAGTGGTGGAGTTTCAGAGTTCATCCAAGTACTGATACCATTTTGATATCGGTCGCCCTTCACAGAATCCGCAGAAGCAAAGGATTCAAGCTCAACCAATTCTTCTGGTGTGAGGTTCACAGACAGAGCTCCAATATTCTGGTTTAAATTCTCAATCTTGGTGGTTCCGGGTATGGGACACACATCATTTCCCTGGTGATGAACCCAGGCCAGTGCTAGTTGAGATGGGGTGCAACCCTTCCTTGCT
Coding sequences within:
- the LOC133712154 gene encoding IN2-2 protein-like, whose translation is MRRMKLGSQGLEVSTQGLGCMSMSVFYGPPKPEPNLIKFLHHAIDTGVTFLDTADVYGPFTNKLLLGKTLSGGVRNKVELATKFGINFEENKREIIQGERAYVRAACEGIWKRLGVDSIDLYYQH